Below is a genomic region from Streptomyces roseoviridis.
CCCTCGGCCGCCTGGGCACCGGCGCCCGCCCCGAACACGGCGGCGCCGGCCGCCGTGACGGTCAGTCCGGCCTTCAGCAGGGCGCTGCGGCGGGGAGTGCGGGCTTGTGCGTGACGCGCCATGGCGGTCCTTCCAGGGACTTGTCAGAGGGGTGACCGAGCGGACACCGAGCGTAGTGGAGGTGTGATGCTCGATACCAACCGGCCGCCTCGGGGGTCCCCTGCACGGGGGAATGGTTCACACTGGTGTCCCGTGAGTTCCCAACCGATCCCCGCCCGGGTCGTCCTGCTCGCGGGCCCCTCCGGCTCCGGCAAGTCGTCCCTCGCCGCCGCCACCGGCCTGCCGGTACTGCGCCTCGACGACTTCTACAAGGAGGGCGACGACCCCTCCCTGCCTCTGGTGGAGGGCAGTTCGGACATCGACTGGGACTCCCCGCTCTCCTGGGACGCGGACGCCGCCGTCGCCGCGATCACGGAGCTGTGCCGTACGGGTCGGACCGACGTGCCCGTGTACGACATCTCCACCAGCTCCCGCGTGGACCGCGAGACGCTCGAC
It encodes:
- a CDS encoding uridine kinase — encoded protein: MLDTNRPPRGSPARGNGSHWCPVSSQPIPARVVLLAGPSGSGKSSLAAATGLPVLRLDDFYKEGDDPSLPLVEGSSDIDWDSPLSWDADAAVAAITELCRTGRTDVPVYDISTSSRVDRETLDIERTPLFVAEGIFAADIVARCRELGVLADALCLRGRPATTFRRRLLRDLKEGRKSVPFLLRRGWRLMRAERSIVARQTALGAHPCAKDEALGRLAAAAAGRRLVPAARA